A portion of the Girardinichthys multiradiatus isolate DD_20200921_A chromosome 23, DD_fGirMul_XY1, whole genome shotgun sequence genome contains these proteins:
- the fbxl3l gene encoding LOW QUALITY PROTEIN: F-box/LRR-repeat protein 3 (The sequence of the model RefSeq protein was modified relative to this genomic sequence to represent the inferred CDS: inserted 1 base in 1 codon; deleted 1 base in 1 codon; substituted 1 base at 1 genomic stop codon) — protein sequence MKCGRSALSSKFPSFPSRETPAKRQKRLRSSFRLYPPQDWGNLPYHIILQIFQHLSLVDLARASSVCHCWNDVFHTPDLWRRFEFELNQPATSYLRSTHPDMIQQIIKKHAQHLQYISFKIDSSTESAEAGCDILSQLVNCSIKTSGLISTARPTFMDVSQAHFVSALTVVFVNSKSLSSIKIDDTPVDDPSLKVLVANNSDTLKLLKMSSCPHVSNATLILSSGILCVADQCHGLRELVLNFHLLSDELLLGLSSEKHVHLENLHINVISENPGHTHFHTIKRSSWEALVXDSPSVNIVMYFFLYEEEFEPFFCEECLVSHLYCGRAVSKEMLGHIGLNCPCLVGLMVCANGPEPLDEELIRIAERCESLTAIGXGECEVTCSGFVEFVKMCGGRLTQLSIMEEMLIPDDSYNMEQIHGEVSKHLGRLWLPDMMPTW from the exons atgaaatgtgGAAGGTCAGCTCTCAGCTCCAAATTCCCCTCCTTTCCTTCCCGTGAGACACCGGCTAAAAGACAGAAGCGGCTCCGGTCCAGTTTCAGGCTGTATCCACCACAGGACTGGGGCAACCTGCCCTACCACATCATTCTGCAGATCTTCCAGCATCTATCCCTGGTGGACCTGGCCCGAGCCTCATCTGTGTGCCACTGCTGGAACGACGTGTTTCACACGCCCGACCTGTGGCGGAGGTTCGAGTTCGAACTCAATCAGCCTGCCACTTCATACTTGCGTTCCACTCACCCTGACATGATTCAGCAGATCATCAAGAAGCACGCCCAGCACCTGCAGTATATTAGCTTCAAG ATTGACAGCTCCACAGAATCTGCAGAGGCGGGCTGCGACATTCTCTCTCAGCTGGTGAACTGCTCCATCAAAACCTCAGGGCTGATTTCTACAGCGCGGCCCACCTTCATGGATGTCTCTCAG GCCCACTTTGTCTCTGCTCTGACAGTCGTCTTTGTGAACTCCAAGTCCCTGTCATCCATCAAGATTGATGACACCCCGGTGGATGATCCATCGCTGAAGGTGCTGGTGGCCAACAACAGTGATACCCTGAAGCTACTGAAGATGAGCAGCTGTCCTCATGTATCCA ATGCCACTCTCATTCTTTCTTCAGGTATTTTGTGTGTGGCAGACCAGTGCCATGGTCTCAGGGAACTGGTGTTAAACTTCCATCTTCTCAGTGATGAACTGCTGCTTGGTTTGTCCTCTGAAAAACACGTCCACTTAGAGAATCTCCACATCAATGTGATAAGTGAAAACCCTGGCCATACTCACTTTCACACCATCAAGAGAAGCAGCTGGGAGGCTCTGGTCTAAGACTCCCCCTCGGTCAACATCGTCATGTACTTTTTCCTCTACGAAGAGGAGTTTGAGCCCTTTTTCTGCGAGGAATGCCTGGTCTCCCACCTCTACTGTGGCCGGGCGGTGAGTAAAGAGATGTTGGGCCACATCGGGCTGAACTGCCCTTGTCTGGTG GGCTTGATGGTGTGCGCCAATGGTCCTGAGCCGCTGGATGAGGAGCTGATCCGCATTGCAGAGCGCTGTGAAAGCCTGACAGCCATCG CTGGTGAGTGCGAGGTGACCTGCAGTGGCTTTGTGGAGTTTGTGAAGATGTGCGGGGGTAGGCTGACACAGCTGTCGATCATGGAGGAGATGTTGATCCCAGATGACAGCTACAACATGGAGCAGATCCACGGAGAGGTGTCGAAGCACCTGGGCCGCCTGTGGCTCCCTGATATGATGCCCACCTGGTAA